Genomic segment of Ewingella sp. CoE-038-23:
AATCTTCCAGCGCTACAATCCGTTGAAAGTAGCCAAGTATGTTAAGACGTTGTTCCGCGGTCGTTTGTATATTAAAGATGTCGGCGCATTTGAGTTCGACCATGGCAAAATTTTATTGCCGAAAGTACGTGATAAGCGCCATTTTAGTGTGATGTCTGAAGTTAACCGTCAGGTTATGCATCTTCAGGCCGAAATGGGCTAAGGCCCTCAGGCGCGCACAACAGCGAGTTTTCTGTTGTACGCGCCATTATGTTTCTCTTCAGTCCTCGATTCCCCCTTCGCTTCAAACCGGCCGTTTCAGCTTTGCTCGCAGCGCCTCCACTTCCTGACGACAAATACAACCTTCGAGATGATCGTTCACCAGCCCCAGCGCCTGCATTAATGAATAGGTGGTGATTGGCCCGACAAAGGTCCAGCCGCGCTTTTTCAGGGCTTTGGACATGGCGAGAGAGGCGGCGCTGGTGGTGTTTTCATGCCAGTAAGCCAGATTGACGGTTTCCGGCCGCTCCTGCGGCGACGGCTCAAACTGCCATATCCACGCCGCCAGGGAGCCAGCTTCTTGCACCAGTTCAATCGCGCGTTTGGCATTGTTAATGGTGGAGAGGATTTTCGCCCGGTTACGCACAATGCTGGCGTCTTGCATCAGCCGCTCAACGTCCTGCTGGTCGAATTGCGCGACAAGATGGAAGTCGAAGTCGTTGAAAGCCCGGCGGAAATGCTCGCGCTTGTTATAAATCAGCTTCCACGACATGCCCGAATGAAAGCCTTCGAGACAGATTTTTTCAAACAGCCGCTGGTCATCCACCACCGGATGGCCCCATTCGTTATCGTGATAGTCCGGCATGCTTGGTTGCCAGAAGCAGCGAGGCGTCCCGTCTTCAGCCACGATCAGCCCTGATTCTGTATTGCTCGATGCTTTGCTCAAACCGCACGCTCCATAGCTGGGGGGATAAACTTACCCTAGTGGGCTTTGTGGCGCCGATCAACCCGCATAAAAAAATCCGAAAACGCGATGAACGTTTCCGGATTCCGTTTTCGAGATTGATTTAGCGCGCGGCTAACGACGGTTAGTGGTCGCCGTTTTTCTCAGCCAGCTTGTTCGCGGCTTTCTCATCTTTGATCTCTTGCGGCGTTTTTGGCAGCAGAGGCGCGACCGGTTTGTCAGTGATGCGAGTCACCAGCAGCTGGTCAATCTTGTAGCTGTCGATGTCTACCACTTCAAACTTGTAGCCCGAGAACTTGACGAAATCGGTGCGTTTCGGGATTTTACGCAGCATGAACATCATGAAGCCGCCGATGGTTTCATAGTTGCCAGACTGCGGGAACTCTTCGATATGCAGCACGCGCATCACGTCTTCGATTGGCGTACCGCCTTCGATAAGCCATGAATTCTCGTCACGGGCGACAATCTGCTCTTCCATACCCTGACCGACCAAATCGCCCATCAGGGTGGTCATCACGTCATTCAGGGTGATGATGCCCACGACCAGCGCGTATTCGTTGAGGATAACCGCGAAGTCTTCCCCGGCGGCCTTGAAGCTTTCCAGCGCCTCGGAGAGGGTCAGGGTGTCCGGCACAATCAGCGCCGAGCGAATCTGCACGCCGCTGCTCAACATTAGGCTCTGATTGCCCAACACGCGGTTCAGCAGGTCTTTGGAATCGACATAGCCCACGACCTGATCGATATGACCGTCACACACCAGAAACTTCGAGTGCGGATGGGTGGCAATCTTCTGTTTGATGCTGTCTTCGCTCTCGCGCAGGTCAAAGTAGATCACGCTTTCGCGGGAGGTCATGGAAGAAGGCACGGTACGAGATTCAAGCTCAAACACGTTTTCAATCAGCTCGTGCTCCTGCTTGCGCAGCACGCCCGCCAACGCACCGGCTTCAAACACGGCGTAAATGTCGTCGGAGGTAATGTCGTCGTTGCGCACCATTGGCAGTTTGAACAGGCGGAAAATCATATTTGCCATGCCGTTGAAGAACCAGACCATAGGGCGGCAAATCATGAGGCAGAAACGCATCGGGTTGACTATACGGACGGCAACCGTCTCAGGTGAAATCATACCGATGCGCTTCGGCGTGAGGTCAGCAAACAGAATAAACAGACTAGTGACCAGGACGAAGGAACAGATGAAGCTGACTTGATCCGCCAATTCCGGCGACATGAAGCGAATAAAGAACGTCTGGAAAGCAGGGGAGAAGGCCGCATCACCGACAATACCACCAAGAATGGCGACGGCGTTCAGACCAATTTGTACCACGGTGAAGAACAGGCCAGGGGTTTCCTGCAATTTCATAACACGGGAGGCATTGACGTTTCCTTCGTCTGCCAACTGTTTAAGTTTAATTTTTCGAGAAGCGGCCAGCGATATCTCCGACAGGGAGAAAAAGGCACTGATCGCGATGAGTAAAAGAATCAGTAAGATACTGTTTAACATAATCTATCCGTTTAACACCGACCTAAAACCGGCAGGGAAGGGTACTCGTTGGGTTGCTGTATAAAAGAAAAATCATCAAGGGCGAAAAAATCAAAGATAACAGCTAGAAATACTCTGATTGGGCCACATTCGCGGCCCGCATAGTATAGCGGAGCCGCGATATTGCCGCCAGCGCTTAAAAATTCTCCTGCATCGCCCGTGCTGCGGGGCTTTTCGCCATCCGCGCCACGGGCAAATTGGCAAATCATCAGCGCGTCGGTGGCAGACAAACGCCAATGCCGCCTAACCCGCAATAACCCTCTGGGTTCTTGAACAGGTATTGCTGGTGGTCATCTTCGGCATAGTAGAAAGGCAGCGCTTCGCTGATTTCCGTGGTGATGTGGCGCTTGTCGTTGGCGGCGTCCATAGCATCCTGGAAACGCTGGAGGCTCGCCAGGGCGGCGTCCTGCTGCGCTTCGCTAAGCACGTAAATCGCCGAGCGGTACTGAGTGCCGATATCGCCACCCTGACGCATGCCCTGCGCAGGATCGTGATTTTCCCAGAAAATTTGCAGCAGCTTTTCATAGCTGATGATGGCCGGATCGAACACCACGCGCACCGCTTCGGCATGGCCGGTCTGGCCGGTGCACACTTCGCGGTAGGTCGGGTTGGGGGTGAAGCCGCCGGTGTAACCTGCCGCCGTGCTGTAAACCCCTTCTTGCTGCCAGAACAGGCGCTCAACGCCCCAGAAACAGCCCATGGCGAAGATTGCCACGTTCATTTCATCGGGAACGTGAGTCATGGAGTGGCTGGTCACGGCGTGAGTGGTCGCAACGGGCATTGGCGTGGTGCGGCCGGTTAAGGCGTCTTCTTGCTTCACCCGTTGAGTTTTGTCAGAGCTATTTTTATCAGATTGTTGAACCAAAACGGACTCCAGTTGTTTCTTTAATAACCTGTTACGGTCAATAGTTTGCTGTTAGTTGTATCTGATTGCGACTTTGCACACAATACGGGAGACGTTGCTCTGTCGTTGACGATTTTTAGGGAATTAGCACTAAACTACGTGAATTAGATTTTAAAGAGGCGAATCTGCCGACTTTCGGCATTAATTCCCCGGCAGGCATCTGATATTTTAACAGGATAGTAAAATCAGCAGGAGCGCTTGTGCCACGTTACCACCGTAAACTCTTTGTGTTAGGTCTGTTGCTGGCCCCCTCGCTCTCTATGGCGGCGAAAGTGCGCTTGCAGTTGGAAGGTCTGGAAGGCGACCTGCAAAAGAACGTCCGTGTCCGACTCTCCTCAATTCAGAGTGACGAAGTGGGGGCGGACGGGCGTTTCCGCGCGCGCGTCAGTGCGGCTATCCAGCAAGGCCTAAGGCCGCTGGGGTATTACCAACCGACTATCGATTTCGACTATCGAGCGACTCCGCCGCCGGGCCGTCCGGTGCTGATTGCCAAAGTCACGCCGGGCATTCCGGTGAAAATCGCCGGGACCAGCGTGGTGATTGAAGGTCAGGCGAGCAAGGACGATGAGTTTGAAGCGCTAAAGAAGTCGCGCGTCCCAGCCGTGGGCACCATCCTCAATCACGGAACCTATGACAATTTCAAAAGCGCGCTGACCGGCGCTGCCGTGCGTAAGGGCTACTTTGACGCAGATATGCGCAAGAGCCAGCTCGGCGTGATAGAAGATGAACACAAGGCGTTCTGGGATATCCAATTCGACAGCGGCGATCGCTATCACTTTGGGCAAGTGAATTTCCAAGGCTCGCAAATCCGCGAAGAATATCTGCAAAATCTGGTGCCGTTCCATCAGGGCGACTACTACAGCTCCTCAGATCTGGCGGAGTTGAACCGCCGTCTGTCCGCGACGGGCTGGTTTAACTCGGTGGTGGTCGCGCCTGATTTTAGCGACGCCAAAGCCACCAAAACGCTGCCGCTGAACGCCGTGGTGACGCCGCGAACCCGCAACACCTTAGAAACCGGTGTGGGTTACTCCACCGACGTCGGCCCGCGCATCAAAGCCAACTGGAAGAAGCCGTGGGTCAACGACCGCGGCCAGAGCATTGAAAGTACCATTAACCTCTCAGGCCCGGAGCAGTCGTTGGACCTGAGCTATAAAATCCCCCTGCTGAAAGCGCCTCTCGAGCAATATTATCTGGTGCAGGGCGGCTTCAAACGTGAAGACCTCAATGACACGAAATCGGACTCCAGCACCGTCAATCTGGCGCGTTACTGGGATCTGAGCAGCGGATGGCAGCGCGCGGTTAACCTACGCTGGAGCCTCGACCACTTTACCCAAGGTAATGTCACCAACACCACCATGCTGATTTATCCGGGCGTGAGTGCCAACCGCACCCGCCAGCGCGGCGGTTTGATGCCAACCTGGGGCGACTCCCAGCGCTACTCGCTCGACGTGTCTGATACCACCTGGGGATCGGACGTCGACTTCGCGGTGGTGCAGGCGCAAAACGTCTGGATCCGCACCTTGGCGGAGAAAAATCGCTTCGTGGTGCGCGGGAATTTAGGCTGGATTGAAACCAACGACTTCGAGCGCGTGCCGCCATCCCTGCGCTTCTTCGCCGGTGGTGACCGCAGTATTCGCGGCTATAAATACAAATCTCTGTCGCCAAGAGACAGTGACGGCAAGCTGACCGGTGCGTCAAAACTGGCGACCGGCTCGCTCGAATACCAATACAACGTGACCGGAAAGTGGTGGGGCGCGGTGTTTGTTGACTCCGGCGAAGCCGTAAATGATATCGCCAAAAGCAATGTGAAAACCGGCGCGGGTGTGGGCGTTCGCTGGGCTTCCCCCATTGGGCCAGTCAAGTTCGACATTGCCGCGCCCGTGGCGGACAAAGATGAGCATGGATTGCAGTTTTACATCGGTTTGGGTCCAGAATTATGAGTTTGTTTAAAAAGATCTGTATTGGTTTCCTCATCGTTCTGCTGTTGCTGCTGGGCACGGTGGCGTTTCTTATCGGCACGCAGACGGGCCTGCATCTGGTTATCAACAGCGCCCAGCGCTTTGTCCCCGGCCTGAAGATCGACAGCGTTGAGGGCGGCTGGCGCAACCTCCAGTTGAAAGGCCTGCATTACCAAATGCCGGGCGTGGATGTGAAAGCGGGCGAGTTCCACCTGTCGCTCGACCTCTCGTGCTTTAAAAACAGCGCGCTGTGCGTCAACGCCATTGGCCTGAGTGACGTGGACGTGGCGGTGAAAACCAATGAAATGGCGCCGTCACAGCCCGCCGCTGAACCAGAAAACAGCGAGCCGCTGACCAACCTCAGTACGCCGTACCCCATCACGCTGCGCGCGCTGACGCTCAATAATGTCAATGTGACCCTCGACGACCGCGCCATTTCGCTGGGTGAATTCAGCACTGGCGCGCAGTGGACGGATCGCTCGCTGCATCTGACACCGACTCATATCGGCGGCCTGCTGATTGCCCTGCCGAAGACCCCTGCTAACCCTCTGCCAGAGGTGGTTCAAGCCGCGCAAGATAAAGCCGTGGAGAAAGCCACCGGCAAACCGGCCGAAAAACCGGTTGAAGCCCCGCCAGAGAAGCCGCTGGGTGAAACGCTGCAAGAGCTGTTTGCCAAGCCGCTGCTGCCAGAACTGCCTGACTTCCGCCTGCCGCTGGATTTGAATATTGAGCAACTGACGGCGGACAATTTACGCCTGACGGGGGATACCGACGTGTTGATCACCCGTTTCGCCCTTAAAGCCAGCTCGCAGGATCAGATTGTGAAGCTTGAGCAGCTGCAAGTGCGTTCGCCGCAAGGCTCGCTAGACGGTGTCGGCCAAGCGACGCTGGAAAACAACTGGCCGGTGGACATGACGCTGAACACCGCGCTGAACGTCGATCCAATCAAAGGTGAGAAGATTAAGCTGAAGGTGGGCGGAGGTCTGCGCGATAAGCTGGATCTCGGCATTAACCTCTCAGGCCCGGTGCGCGCCCAGCTGGCGCTGCAAACCCAGCTCGCCGAGGCGGGCCTGCCGCTTAATCTGACCCTGAACAGTGACGCGCTGCAATGGCCGCTGACCGGCACGCCGCAGTATCAGGTCAAAGGCTTCAAACTGAAGTTTTCGGGGAAAGCGACGGATTACGCGCTCTCTCTGCACTCTGACTTCAGCGGCGACCAAATCCCTCCTGCCACCTTGACCGTGGATGGCAAAGGTAACGTCGAGCAGTTCAAACTGACCCTGCTACGCCTGGCCGCTCTGCAGGGTAATACTGACCTGACGGGCATTGTGGACTGGAGCAAGGCGATTAGCTGGAATGCCTTACTGACCCTGAATGGCATCAACACCGCCAAGCAGTATCCTGACTGGCCAGCCAAATTGCAGGGCAAAATCGCTACGCGCGGCAGCCTGTATGGCGGAAGCTGGCAGATGCAGATCCCGACGCTGGAGCTGGACGGCAACGTTAAGCAGAATCTGGTGAAGGCGCGCGGGAATCTGCGTGGCAACAACTACGGCCAGTGGGATATCCCTCAGCTGCATCTGGAGTTGGGCCGCAACAACATTGATGTGAAAGGCTCGCTCAGCGATAAATGGGCGCTGGATGCCAACATTGACGCCCAGCATCTGGATGGCGCGCTGCCGGGACTGGGCGGCGTCGCTAAAGGCATGATTCAGGTGCGCGGTGACTTGAAAGCGCCGAAGCTGCTGGCTGACCTGACCGCCAGCCGCCTCAAGTGGCAGGCGCTGACCATTAACCGGGTGGACATCAAAGGTGATGTCAGCTCGGCGGAGCAGATTCAGGGCAACCTCGCGGTTCGCATCCAACAGCTCAAGCAAGATGCTCTGGATATCAGTAACCTGACGCTAGATGCCAAAGGCAATGAGAAGCAGCATCAGCTTAAACTGAATGTCGAAGGAAAACCGGTTTCTGGCCAACTGGCCCTGACCGGCAGTTTCGACCGCGCCACAGAGCAGTGGAAAGGCAACATCAATAACACGCTGTTTGATACGCCAGTGGGCGCGTGGCGCTTGAATCGCTCGATTGCGCTGGAGTACTTCAACAAAGAGCAGCGCGTTACCGTCGGCCCGCACTGCTGGCAGAACCCTAATGCCGACCTTTGCGTGCCGAAAACCATCGACGCCGGTGCCAGCGGGCAGGCGAGTTTGCAGCTCAATCGCTTTGATTTGGCGATGCTCAAGCCTTTCCTCGGCGACGATACCAAGCTGAGTGGCGTGTTTACCGGCAAAGCCAACGTGGCGTGGAAAGCCGACGGCGGCTTGCCGCAGGGCAGCGTGTCGCTGGTGGGTAACGGCGTGAAGGTACAGCAACTGGTGAGTGGCAACCCCCTGCCTATCGCCTTCGACACCCTGAACCTAAATGCCGGCATGAACAACGGCCGCGCGACGCTGGACTGGTTAATCAAGCTGACCAATAACGGCCAGTTTGATGGCAACGTGCAAATCGCCGACCCGCAGAACCGCCGCAATCTCAGCGGGACGGTGAATATCAATCGCATCTCGATGGCGCTGATCCAGCCGATTCTGGCCGATGGCGAGAAGGCATCGGGCCTGCTCAACGCCAATCTGCGTCTGGGCGGCAACGCGCAGAAGCCGCAGGTGTTTGGCCGATTGGCGCTGTCCGATATCGACTTCGACGCCGAGTTTATGCCGTTTGATGTCACCAGCGGCAACCTGAATATCAACTTCAACGGCATGTCGTCGCTGATGGATGGGGTGATCCGCACCGCTCACGGCCAGCTGGCATTAAACGGCGACGCCGACTGGAGCGTGCTGAACGCGTGGCGCGCCAGAATTGCCGCCAAGGGCGACCGGGTGAGGGTTTCCGTGCCGCCGATGGTGCGACTGGACGTCTCGCCGGACGTGGTGTTTGAAGCCACGCCGCAGCTGTTCTCGCTCAACGGTCGGGTGGATATCCCGTGGGCGCGCATTACCGTGCAGGAGCTGCCGGAAAGCGCGGTGGGCGTCTCGTCCGATGAAGTGATGCTCAATGACCAGCGCCAGCCGATTGCGGCGCCGTCGACCTCGATCCCCATCAACAGCAATCTGATGGTGAATATCGGCGATGACGTGCGTCTCGACGCCTTCGGCCTGAAAGCCCGTCTGAAAGGGGCGCTCAAGGTCGCGCAGGATAAACACGGTCTGGGGTTAAACGGCCAGATTGATATTCCTTCCGGTCGTTTCCACGCTTACGGGCAGGACCTGATTGTGCGTAAAGGCCAGCTGCTTTTCTCCGGCCCGGCCGACCAGCCGCTGCTGAATCTGGAAGCGATTCGTAACCCAGACTCGACCGAAAATAACGTTATTGCCGGTTTACGTGTCACGGGCGAGGCGGATTCGCCTAAACTTGAAATATTCTCAGATCCGGTGATGTCGCAGGAACAAGCCTTGTCCTACCTGCTTCGCGGCCAAGGTTTGGACAGTTCTGGTGCCGATAGTGGCGCGATGACCTCAATGCTTATCGGGATGGGGGTTGCGCAAAGTGGTAAACTTGTGGGTAAAATCGGCGAAGCATTCGGTGTCAGCAATCTGGCGCTGGATACGCAGGGCGTGGGGGATAACTCTCAGGTGGTGGTCAGTGGCTATGTTTTACCGGGTCTTCAGGTGAAATACGGTGTCGGTATCTTCGACTCGCTGGCAACGCTGACTCTGCGTTATCGTTTGATGCCTAAACTTTACCTCGAAGCCGTTTCGGGTATCGATCAGGCATTGGATTTGCTTTATCAGTTTGAGTTTTAACTCATGTGACTTTTACTATACGAAACCAAACATGCGAATAATTGTTTATGGCAGTTTACGACGCAAGCAAGGCAACAGTCATTGGATGACGAACGCTCAGTGGTTGGGTGACCACGAGCTGGAAGGCTACGCGCTCTATAATCTGGGGCACTATCCGGCAGCCGTTCCAGGGGATGGAAAAGTCTATTGTGAAGTTTACCGCATCACGTCATCCATTATGGCTGAACTGGATGAACTGAAAAGTAATACAAAAGATTATAAACGTGAGCTGATTTCCACTCCGTACGGCAGTGCCTGGATCTACCTCTATATACGTTCGCTCGAAGGCGTACCGCGTATTGAAGGTGGTGATTGGCTCAAGCGTGCGGAAGATGTGAAGTAAGAACGCTGAGCAAGGTCGTCGTTCCGTTGATACCAAACACATCTCTTCTAAAACCAGGGAGAGAGACATAAAAAAAACACCGTCCAATGGGCGGTGTTTTTCTTTTTATACGGCCTGCCGTTCGGCGACCGTAAAGCTCAAACAATTACTTGTTTTTAGCGCGTTCGAAAGAGGTCACGATCTCTTCTTTCGCGGCAGCAGCATCAGCCCAGCCGTCAACTTTAACCCATTTGCCTTTTTCCAGCGCTTTGTACTGCTCGAAGAAGTGGGTGATCTGGCCGCGCAGCAGCTCTGGCAGGTCGTTCACATCTTTAATGTGATCGTACTCTTTGCTCAGTTTGGTGTGTGGTACTGCAACAACTTTGGCATCTTCGCCAGATTCGTCGGTCATTTTCAGCACGCCAACTGGACGGCAGCGAATGACCGAGCCTGGTTGCAGTGGGTACGGCGTTGGGACCAACACGTCTACCGGGTCACCATCAAGGGACAGGGTGTGGTTGATGTAACCGTAGTTGCATGGGTAGAACATCGCAGTCGACATGAAGCGATCCACGAACAGTGCACCGGTATCTTTATCTACTTCGTATTTGATGGGATCAGCATTAGCTGGGATTTCGATAACTACGTAGATATCTTCTGGCAAGTCTTTGCCTGCCGGCACATTGATTAAGCTCATTTTGGTTTCCTTCATTGAACCAGGAATTGGAGTGGCGGACATTATAGCCAA
This window contains:
- a CDS encoding DUF1107 domain-containing protein, which codes for MRIFQRYNPLKVAKYVKTLFRGRLYIKDVGAFEFDHGKILLPKVRDKRHFSVMSEVNRQVMHLQAEMG
- a CDS encoding DNA-3-methyladenine glycosylase I: MSKASSNTESGLIVAEDGTPRCFWQPSMPDYHDNEWGHPVVDDQRLFEKICLEGFHSGMSWKLIYNKREHFRRAFNDFDFHLVAQFDQQDVERLMQDASIVRNRAKILSTINNAKRAIELVQEAGSLAAWIWQFEPSPQERPETVNLAYWHENTTSAASLAMSKALKKRGWTFVGPITTYSLMQALGLVNDHLEGCICRQEVEALRAKLKRPV
- a CDS encoding hemolysin family protein yields the protein MLNSILLILLLIAISAFFSLSEISLAASRKIKLKQLADEGNVNASRVMKLQETPGLFFTVVQIGLNAVAILGGIVGDAAFSPAFQTFFIRFMSPELADQVSFICSFVLVTSLFILFADLTPKRIGMISPETVAVRIVNPMRFCLMICRPMVWFFNGMANMIFRLFKLPMVRNDDITSDDIYAVFEAGALAGVLRKQEHELIENVFELESRTVPSSMTSRESVIYFDLRESEDSIKQKIATHPHSKFLVCDGHIDQVVGYVDSKDLLNRVLGNQSLMLSSGVQIRSALIVPDTLTLSEALESFKAAGEDFAVILNEYALVVGIITLNDVMTTLMGDLVGQGMEEQIVARDENSWLIEGGTPIEDVMRVLHIEEFPQSGNYETIGGFMMFMLRKIPKRTDFVKFSGYKFEVVDIDSYKIDQLLVTRITDKPVAPLLPKTPQEIKDEKAANKLAEKNGDH
- the msrA gene encoding peptide-methionine (S)-S-oxide reductase MsrA, giving the protein MVQQSDKNSSDKTQRVKQEDALTGRTTPMPVATTHAVTSHSMTHVPDEMNVAIFAMGCFWGVERLFWQQEGVYSTAAGYTGGFTPNPTYREVCTGQTGHAEAVRVVFDPAIISYEKLLQIFWENHDPAQGMRQGGDIGTQYRSAIYVLSEAQQDAALASLQRFQDAMDAANDKRHITTEISEALPFYYAEDDHQQYLFKNPEGYCGLGGIGVCLPPTR
- the tamA gene encoding autotransporter assembly complex protein TamA, which produces MAAKVRLQLEGLEGDLQKNVRVRLSSIQSDEVGADGRFRARVSAAIQQGLRPLGYYQPTIDFDYRATPPPGRPVLIAKVTPGIPVKIAGTSVVIEGQASKDDEFEALKKSRVPAVGTILNHGTYDNFKSALTGAAVRKGYFDADMRKSQLGVIEDEHKAFWDIQFDSGDRYHFGQVNFQGSQIREEYLQNLVPFHQGDYYSSSDLAELNRRLSATGWFNSVVVAPDFSDAKATKTLPLNAVVTPRTRNTLETGVGYSTDVGPRIKANWKKPWVNDRGQSIESTINLSGPEQSLDLSYKIPLLKAPLEQYYLVQGGFKREDLNDTKSDSSTVNLARYWDLSSGWQRAVNLRWSLDHFTQGNVTNTTMLIYPGVSANRTRQRGGLMPTWGDSQRYSLDVSDTTWGSDVDFAVVQAQNVWIRTLAEKNRFVVRGNLGWIETNDFERVPPSLRFFAGGDRSIRGYKYKSLSPRDSDGKLTGASKLATGSLEYQYNVTGKWWGAVFVDSGEAVNDIAKSNVKTGAGVGVRWASPIGPVKFDIAAPVADKDEHGLQFYIGLGPEL
- the tamB gene encoding autotransporter assembly complex protein TamB, which gives rise to MSLFKKICIGFLIVLLLLLGTVAFLIGTQTGLHLVINSAQRFVPGLKIDSVEGGWRNLQLKGLHYQMPGVDVKAGEFHLSLDLSCFKNSALCVNAIGLSDVDVAVKTNEMAPSQPAAEPENSEPLTNLSTPYPITLRALTLNNVNVTLDDRAISLGEFSTGAQWTDRSLHLTPTHIGGLLIALPKTPANPLPEVVQAAQDKAVEKATGKPAEKPVEAPPEKPLGETLQELFAKPLLPELPDFRLPLDLNIEQLTADNLRLTGDTDVLITRFALKASSQDQIVKLEQLQVRSPQGSLDGVGQATLENNWPVDMTLNTALNVDPIKGEKIKLKVGGGLRDKLDLGINLSGPVRAQLALQTQLAEAGLPLNLTLNSDALQWPLTGTPQYQVKGFKLKFSGKATDYALSLHSDFSGDQIPPATLTVDGKGNVEQFKLTLLRLAALQGNTDLTGIVDWSKAISWNALLTLNGINTAKQYPDWPAKLQGKIATRGSLYGGSWQMQIPTLELDGNVKQNLVKARGNLRGNNYGQWDIPQLHLELGRNNIDVKGSLSDKWALDANIDAQHLDGALPGLGGVAKGMIQVRGDLKAPKLLADLTASRLKWQALTINRVDIKGDVSSAEQIQGNLAVRIQQLKQDALDISNLTLDAKGNEKQHQLKLNVEGKPVSGQLALTGSFDRATEQWKGNINNTLFDTPVGAWRLNRSIALEYFNKEQRVTVGPHCWQNPNADLCVPKTIDAGASGQASLQLNRFDLAMLKPFLGDDTKLSGVFTGKANVAWKADGGLPQGSVSLVGNGVKVQQLVSGNPLPIAFDTLNLNAGMNNGRATLDWLIKLTNNGQFDGNVQIADPQNRRNLSGTVNINRISMALIQPILADGEKASGLLNANLRLGGNAQKPQVFGRLALSDIDFDAEFMPFDVTSGNLNINFNGMSSLMDGVIRTAHGQLALNGDADWSVLNAWRARIAAKGDRVRVSVPPMVRLDVSPDVVFEATPQLFSLNGRVDIPWARITVQELPESAVGVSSDEVMLNDQRQPIAAPSTSIPINSNLMVNIGDDVRLDAFGLKARLKGALKVAQDKHGLGLNGQIDIPSGRFHAYGQDLIVRKGQLLFSGPADQPLLNLEAIRNPDSTENNVIAGLRVTGEADSPKLEIFSDPVMSQEQALSYLLRGQGLDSSGADSGAMTSMLIGMGVAQSGKLVGKIGEAFGVSNLALDTQGVGDNSQVVVSGYVLPGLQVKYGVGIFDSLATLTLRYRLMPKLYLEAVSGIDQALDLLYQFEF
- a CDS encoding gamma-glutamylcyclotransferase family protein gives rise to the protein MRIIVYGSLRRKQGNSHWMTNAQWLGDHELEGYALYNLGHYPAAVPGDGKVYCEVYRITSSIMAELDELKSNTKDYKRELISTPYGSAWIYLYIRSLEGVPRIEGGDWLKRAEDVK
- the ppa gene encoding inorganic diphosphatase, translating into MSLINVPAGKDLPEDIYVVIEIPANADPIKYEVDKDTGALFVDRFMSTAMFYPCNYGYINHTLSLDGDPVDVLVPTPYPLQPGSVIRCRPVGVLKMTDESGEDAKVVAVPHTKLSKEYDHIKDVNDLPELLRGQITHFFEQYKALEKGKWVKVDGWADAAAAKEEIVTSFERAKNK